From a single Streptomyces sp. NBC_01264 genomic region:
- a CDS encoding helix-turn-helix domain-containing protein, producing the protein MERNSGTGRSAEAQAFARSMRELKERSGRSFGALARVLHTSTSTLHRYCSGEALPAEFVVVDRFARACEATPADLLELHRAWLLADARRRAVTVVVVEAEPAGEGERAEADPPPEAAVPGTAAVPVPVARRPRRRSLLLAGVAAAAVVALAVGVGWLPPAGADRRAPQAGPTGAVSGTDAGPAGATGSGTATAPPASEAAPTEPGATGPPPPSGTGPAAGASTGATGASTGPPSATGGPSPAVPPLRAAVRSHVWAAGCDHAYLAETAPAAVPPPPVEADAPAWAAGRRAVHAGTQIVEVTLLGTGPDPVVLEDLEVRVAGRRAPLPWNVYQMSQGCGGGLTPAGFTVNLDAPRPLARPVAGNDEGEKIEAPAFPLRVSAAEPAVLRVVASSTGCDCDWYLDLRWSGPKGSGTLRLDEGGRPWRVSAVSSDRPVYGYAHERGRWSR; encoded by the coding sequence ATGGAACGGAACTCCGGGACGGGGAGATCGGCCGAGGCGCAGGCGTTCGCGCGGTCGATGAGGGAACTGAAGGAGCGCAGCGGTCGGAGCTTCGGGGCTCTGGCACGCGTCCTCCACACGAGCACGTCGACCCTGCACAGGTACTGCAGCGGTGAGGCGCTGCCCGCGGAGTTCGTGGTGGTCGACCGCTTCGCGCGGGCCTGCGAGGCGACGCCGGCGGATCTGCTGGAACTGCACCGGGCCTGGCTGCTGGCGGATGCGCGGCGGCGGGCGGTCACGGTGGTGGTGGTGGAGGCGGAGCCCGCGGGCGAGGGGGAGCGGGCGGAGGCGGATCCGCCTCCTGAGGCGGCAGTGCCGGGGACGGCGGCGGTGCCGGTACCGGTGGCGCGTAGGCCCAGACGCCGCAGCCTGTTGCTGGCCGGGGTGGCTGCGGCCGCGGTCGTGGCCCTCGCCGTGGGCGTCGGATGGCTTCCGCCCGCGGGTGCGGACCGCCGGGCACCGCAGGCGGGACCGACGGGGGCCGTTTCGGGTACGGATGCGGGTCCGGCGGGGGCCACGGGGAGCGGGACGGCCACGGCGCCGCCGGCGTCGGAGGCCGCGCCCACGGAGCCGGGAGCGACCGGGCCGCCACCACCGTCGGGGACCGGCCCGGCGGCGGGTGCGTCGACCGGCGCGACGGGAGCGTCGACCGGACCGCCCTCGGCGACGGGCGGCCCCTCGCCCGCGGTCCCACCCCTGCGGGCGGCCGTACGGTCGCACGTGTGGGCGGCGGGCTGTGACCATGCCTACCTCGCCGAGACCGCACCCGCGGCGGTGCCCCCGCCACCGGTGGAGGCGGACGCCCCGGCGTGGGCGGCGGGCCGCAGGGCCGTCCACGCGGGGACGCAGATCGTGGAGGTGACCCTGCTGGGGACGGGGCCGGACCCGGTGGTCCTGGAGGACCTGGAGGTACGGGTGGCCGGGCGACGGGCCCCGCTGCCGTGGAACGTCTACCAGATGTCGCAGGGCTGCGGGGGAGGGCTCACCCCGGCCGGATTCACGGTCAACCTGGACGCGCCCCGCCCACTGGCCCGGCCGGTGGCCGGGAACGACGAGGGGGAGAAGATCGAGGCGCCCGCCTTCCCGCTCCGGGTCTCGGCCGCGGAACCGGCCGTCCTGCGGGTGGTGGCGAGCAGCACCGGCTGCGACTGCGACTGGTACCTGGACCTTCGCTGGAGCGGACCCAAGGGGTCCGGCACCCTGCGGCTCGACGAGGGCGGGCGGCCGTGGCGGGTCTCCGCGGTCTCCTCGGACCGTCCGGTCTACGGCTATGCCCACGAGCGGGGCCGCTGGAGCCGCTGA